The proteins below come from a single Saccharopolyspora sp. SCSIO 74807 genomic window:
- a CDS encoding MFS transporter → MTEPRKPGDSAPGTPRTAAIAAWIGSALEYYDFFIYGTAAALVFNDIFFPDASPATGTLLALASFGVGYVARPVGALVLGHVGDRFGRKRVLVMTVLLMGLATVGIGCLPSYDQIGVAAPILLVTLRLLQGFSAAGEQAGANSMTLEHSPEHRRGYYTSFTLSGTQAGQILGTAAFLPVAALPQEQLMSWGWRVPFWLSAIVVVAGLLIRRSLDETPVFERETDHSKLPLVVLLREHWGDVLRVVVASAVATVSTMFTVHALSYAVNTVGLQRTPMLWVGVLANVVALAAIPLCALLSDRVGRKPVFIGGTAACAVLMFGYLGSISTGDYTLIFASGILLFGVAYSAPNGVWPAFYAEMFPPKVRLSGMAIGTQIGFAIAGFSPTIAEAIGPGHDGWIAVSAFTAGLCLLNIIAVATGRETHRVRTADLGTRPVENPVPA, encoded by the coding sequence GTGACCGAGCCTCGCAAGCCCGGGGATTCCGCCCCCGGCACCCCACGGACCGCCGCGATCGCCGCCTGGATCGGCAGCGCGCTGGAGTACTACGACTTCTTCATCTACGGCACCGCCGCGGCCCTGGTGTTCAACGACATCTTCTTCCCGGACGCCTCACCGGCCACCGGCACGCTGCTGGCGCTGGCGTCGTTCGGCGTCGGCTACGTCGCCCGCCCGGTCGGCGCGCTCGTGCTCGGGCACGTCGGCGACCGGTTCGGCCGAAAGCGCGTGCTGGTCATGACGGTGCTGCTGATGGGCTTGGCCACGGTCGGCATCGGCTGCCTGCCCAGCTACGACCAGATCGGGGTGGCCGCGCCGATCCTGCTGGTGACGCTGCGGCTGCTGCAGGGCTTCTCCGCGGCGGGGGAACAGGCGGGGGCGAACTCGATGACCCTCGAGCACTCCCCGGAGCACCGCCGCGGCTACTACACGAGCTTCACGCTCAGCGGCACCCAAGCCGGGCAGATCCTGGGTACCGCGGCGTTCCTGCCGGTCGCCGCGCTGCCGCAGGAACAGTTGATGAGCTGGGGCTGGCGCGTGCCGTTCTGGCTCAGCGCGATCGTGGTCGTCGCCGGGCTGCTGATCCGCCGCTCGCTGGACGAGACGCCGGTGTTCGAGCGGGAGACCGATCACTCGAAGCTCCCGCTCGTCGTGCTGCTGCGCGAACACTGGGGCGACGTGCTGCGAGTCGTGGTGGCCTCCGCGGTCGCCACGGTGAGCACCATGTTCACCGTGCACGCGCTGAGCTACGCGGTGAACACCGTCGGCCTGCAACGCACACCCATGCTGTGGGTGGGCGTGCTCGCGAACGTCGTGGCTCTGGCGGCGATCCCGCTGTGCGCGCTGTTGTCCGACCGGGTCGGGCGCAAACCGGTGTTCATCGGCGGGACGGCGGCCTGCGCGGTGCTGATGTTCGGCTACCTCGGGTCGATCTCCACCGGCGACTACACGCTGATCTTCGCCAGCGGCATCCTGCTGTTCGGCGTCGCCTACAGCGCCCCGAACGGGGTGTGGCCCGCCTTCTACGCCGAGATGTTCCCGCCGAAGGTGCGGCTGTCCGGGATGGCCATCGGCACCCAGATCGGCTTCGCCATCGCCGGGTTCTCACCGACCATCGCCGAGGCGATCGGTCCCGGCCACGACGGCTGGATCGCGGTTTCCGCGTTCACCGCGGGCCTGTGCCTGCTCAACATCATCGCGGTGGCCACCGGGCGCGAGACGCACCGCGTGCGCACCGCGGACCTGGGCACGCGTCCCGTCGAAAATCCCGTGCCCGCATGA
- a CDS encoding TetR/AcrR family transcriptional regulator, with amino-acid sequence MASSAPADGPAAAENSPPRQRDAARTREEILDLATEEFADKGYAGARVDEIAARTRTTKRMIYYYFGGKEQLYVAVLERAYAVIRSIERELDVEHLDPVQAIRSLAELTFDHHESHPAFIRLVTIENIDHGAHLAKSAELPGLATPALEVLTGILERGRAEGRFRSDADALDVHMVISSFCVFRTANRHTFRAIFGRDMLAPQRREQYRRMVGDLVVRYLGAA; translated from the coding sequence TTGGCATCGTCCGCACCCGCCGATGGCCCGGCTGCCGCGGAGAATTCGCCGCCCCGGCAGCGGGACGCCGCGCGCACCCGCGAGGAGATCTTGGACCTCGCCACCGAGGAGTTCGCGGACAAGGGCTACGCGGGCGCCCGGGTCGACGAGATCGCGGCGCGCACCCGCACCACCAAGCGGATGATCTACTACTACTTCGGCGGCAAGGAGCAGCTCTACGTCGCCGTGCTGGAACGCGCCTACGCGGTGATCCGCAGCATCGAGCGCGAGCTCGACGTCGAGCACCTGGACCCGGTGCAGGCGATCCGCAGCCTCGCCGAGCTGACCTTCGACCACCACGAGTCGCATCCGGCGTTCATCCGGCTGGTCACCATCGAGAACATCGACCACGGCGCGCACCTGGCGAAATCCGCCGAGCTGCCCGGGCTGGCCACGCCCGCGCTGGAAGTGCTCACCGGCATCCTGGAGCGCGGCCGGGCCGAGGGCCGGTTCCGCTCGGACGCGGACGCGCTGGACGTGCACATGGTGATCAGCTCGTTCTGCGTGTTCCGCACCGCGAACCGGCACACGTTCCGAGCGATCTTCGGCCGCGACATGCTGGCGCCGCAGCGCCGCGAGCAGTACCGGCGGATGGTCGGCGATCTCGTGGTCCGCTACCTCGGCGCGGCGTGA
- a CDS encoding shikimate dehydrogenase, with the protein MEPIDGHDGDEGVLTGLIGAGIGPSLSPAMHQREAAELGLGCLYRRIDLDLLGLPPQAAGELLRAARLTGFTGLNITHPCKQVVIEHLDELSADAAALGAVNTVVFSAGRAVGHNTDWSGFARSLSRGLPDVALDRVVLLGAGGAGAAVAHGLLTVGTGTVHVLDLERHRADELAAALRERFGADRAESGGAPVRALRAADGFVHATPVGMAAHPGLPVPEEALRPDLWVADVVYRPLRTELVRTARARGCRVLDGGGMAVFQAADAFRLFTGHEPDADRMLDHFEALVAGTGGSDVHAAR; encoded by the coding sequence GTGGAACCCATCGACGGCCACGACGGCGACGAGGGCGTGCTGACCGGGCTGATCGGCGCCGGCATCGGCCCATCGCTGAGCCCCGCGATGCACCAGCGGGAGGCCGCCGAACTCGGGCTCGGCTGCCTGTACCGCAGGATCGACCTGGACCTGCTCGGACTGCCCCCGCAGGCCGCGGGCGAGTTGCTGCGCGCCGCGCGGCTGACGGGTTTCACCGGCCTCAACATCACCCACCCCTGCAAGCAGGTGGTGATCGAGCACTTGGACGAGCTGTCCGCGGACGCCGCTGCGCTCGGCGCGGTGAACACCGTCGTGTTCAGCGCGGGCAGGGCCGTCGGGCACAACACCGACTGGTCCGGGTTCGCCCGCAGCCTCAGCCGCGGGCTGCCGGACGTCGCGCTGGACCGGGTCGTGCTGCTGGGTGCCGGAGGCGCCGGGGCCGCCGTCGCGCACGGGCTGCTCACGGTCGGAACCGGAACGGTGCACGTGCTCGACCTCGAGCGGCACCGGGCCGACGAACTCGCCGCCGCGCTGCGCGAACGGTTCGGCGCGGACCGCGCGGAGTCCGGCGGTGCGCCGGTGCGGGCGCTGCGCGCTGCGGACGGTTTCGTGCACGCCACCCCGGTCGGGATGGCCGCGCATCCCGGCCTGCCGGTGCCGGAAGAAGCGCTGCGCCCGGACCTGTGGGTGGCCGACGTCGTCTACCGGCCGCTGCGCACCGAGCTCGTGCGCACCGCGCGGGCGCGGGGATGCCGGGTGCTGGACGGCGGCGGCATGGCGGTGTTCCAAGCCGCCGACGCGTTCCGGCTGTTCACCGGGCACGAACCGGACGCGGACCGCATGTTGGACCACTTCGAGGCCCTGGTGGCCGGTACTGGAGGTTCCGATGTCCACGCCGCCCGCTGA
- a CDS encoding bifunctional sugar phosphate isomerase/epimerase/4-hydroxyphenylpyruvate dioxygenase family protein translates to MSTPPADRDRSIATVCLSGPLEDKLTAAAAAGFDGVEIFENDLIAAACSPAQVRAQCADLGLSIDLYQPFRDFESVPRDVLRANLRRAERKFDLMAQLGADTVLVCSSTSPGAVDDDDLAAEQLRELAELAAGRGIRVCYEALAWGRFVNTYEHAWRIVRRADHPSLGVCLDSFHILSRGSDLTPIRTIPAEKLFFLQLADAPRLNMDLLQWSRHHRLFPGQGEFDLAGFVRTMLAAGYAGPLSLEVFNDVFRQSDPGPAAVDAMRSLRALEESVDGPLSGSAPRPDPALPAPPALSGTAFVELGADDAGAQRLSGTLSALGFRHTGTHRSKPVRLWTQGDARVLVNTGPEHDGGQLAALGVHSDAPTDSVRRSEGLLAPVLPRTARPDEADLSSVAAPDGTALFFCRTGASEEAGWLGDFEPTGTPVTSAGITGIDHVTMTQPFDHYDEAILFYRSVLGLHPMPPVEFAAPFGLVRSRMVVDREESVRIALDSAVLRRGPWAPAVRHPQYVALRSEDVFATARAVRDAGASVVQIPDNYYDDLDARLEPRAELLAELRANSVLYDRDAAGEYLHFSVAVPGARVFFEVVQRIGGYRGRGESNAPVRMAAHRRERLERGSA, encoded by the coding sequence ATGTCCACGCCGCCCGCTGACCGCGACCGCTCGATCGCCACGGTCTGCCTGTCCGGCCCGCTGGAGGACAAGCTCACCGCTGCGGCGGCCGCGGGCTTCGACGGCGTGGAGATCTTCGAGAACGACCTGATCGCCGCGGCCTGCTCGCCCGCGCAGGTCCGCGCGCAGTGCGCCGACCTCGGCCTGTCGATCGACCTGTACCAGCCGTTCCGGGATTTCGAGTCGGTGCCGCGCGACGTGCTGCGGGCCAACCTGCGCCGCGCCGAGCGCAAGTTCGACCTGATGGCCCAGCTGGGTGCGGACACCGTGCTGGTCTGCTCATCGACCTCGCCGGGTGCGGTGGACGACGACGACCTCGCCGCCGAGCAGCTGCGCGAGCTGGCCGAGCTCGCCGCCGGTCGCGGCATCCGGGTCTGCTACGAGGCGCTGGCCTGGGGCCGGTTCGTGAACACCTACGAGCACGCCTGGCGGATCGTGCGCCGGGCCGATCACCCGTCGCTGGGGGTCTGCCTGGACAGCTTCCACATCCTGTCCCGCGGCAGCGACCTCACCCCGATCCGCACCATCCCGGCGGAGAAGCTGTTCTTCCTGCAACTGGCCGACGCGCCGAGGCTGAACATGGACCTGCTGCAGTGGAGCAGGCACCACCGGCTGTTCCCCGGGCAGGGCGAGTTCGACCTGGCCGGATTCGTGCGCACGATGCTGGCGGCCGGCTACGCGGGGCCGTTGTCGCTGGAGGTCTTCAACGACGTGTTCCGGCAGTCCGATCCGGGGCCCGCGGCGGTGGACGCGATGCGGTCGTTGCGGGCGTTGGAGGAGTCGGTCGACGGGCCGCTGTCCGGTTCCGCGCCCCGGCCAGATCCGGCGCTGCCTGCGCCGCCCGCGCTGTCCGGGACCGCATTCGTGGAGCTCGGCGCGGACGACGCCGGTGCCCAGCGGCTCAGCGGCACCTTGTCCGCACTCGGTTTCCGGCACACCGGCACGCACCGCTCCAAGCCGGTGCGGCTGTGGACCCAGGGCGACGCCCGGGTGCTGGTCAACACGGGACCGGAGCACGACGGCGGGCAACTCGCCGCGCTCGGAGTGCACAGCGACGCGCCGACCGATTCGGTGCGCCGGTCGGAAGGACTGCTGGCGCCGGTGCTGCCGCGCACGGCCAGGCCGGACGAGGCCGACCTGTCCTCGGTCGCGGCACCCGACGGCACCGCGCTGTTCTTCTGCCGCACCGGCGCGTCCGAGGAAGCCGGGTGGCTCGGCGACTTCGAGCCGACCGGCACGCCGGTGACCAGCGCAGGGATCACCGGGATCGACCACGTGACGATGACCCAGCCGTTCGACCACTACGACGAGGCGATCCTGTTCTACCGGTCGGTGCTCGGCCTGCACCCGATGCCGCCGGTGGAGTTCGCGGCGCCGTTCGGGCTGGTGCGCAGCCGGATGGTGGTGGACCGCGAAGAGTCGGTGCGGATCGCGCTGGACTCCGCGGTGCTGCGCCGCGGGCCGTGGGCGCCCGCTGTGCGACACCCGCAATACGTGGCGCTGCGCAGCGAAGACGTTTTCGCGACGGCGCGCGCGGTGCGGGACGCGGGTGCCTCGGTGGTGCAGATCCCGGACAACTACTACGACGACCTGGACGCCCGGCTGGAGCCGCGGGCGGAGCTGCTGGCCGAGCTGCGCGCGAACTCGGTGCTCTACGACCGCGACGCCGCGGGCGAATACCTGCACTTCTCGGTGGCCGTGCCGGGTGCGCGGGTGTTCTTCGAGGTGGTGCAGCGCATCGGCGGCTACCGGGGGCGTGGGGAGAGCAACGCGCCG